The following DNA comes from Janthinobacterium sp. TB1-E2.
GCAAGGATAAGGTCGACGCGCGCCGCGTCGAACCGGAAACGGGCGGCTACGCGCTCGTCAACCTGCGCAGCAGCGTAGCGCTGAGCAAGATGGCCAGCCTGAGCGCGGGCGTGAGCAACCTGTTCAACCGCGCGTATGCAGACCCGCTGGGTGGCGTGTATTTGTCCGGCTTGAAAGCGAGCGGCGGCGCGCTGCAAGCATTGCCGGCCGAGGGCAGGTCGATTGATCTGGGGCTGCAACTGAAGTTCTAAAGCGGGCAATCAGCGGCGTCTTCCTGTGCCGATGCGGAAGGGAGGCGCCTGCTGGCATTGCCGCATCGGCGAGCGCCTGGGGTTTGTGACAATGTGCGCGTGTATCTTTTTCAACACCATCCTCTGGCTATCCGGCACAGCGCCATCAATTCCCACCGCCGTTCTTTTTCCGCCGTGACCCCGTGAGGACGCGCAGCGCGGTGGCGATCGGCACCTTGTTCTTGGCGAGGTAGGCGGCGGCCGTGGCCGTATCGAGCATTTCCTGGAAAATAATGCCGACTTCGACCTTTTGGGCCGTCAAGTCGTCCTGCCTTGCGCAGTCGAGGATATCCATATTCGTAGCAGTGACTTTGTCATTCTTGGAGCGCATTTTTGCCTCGGTGGAAAAGAGAAAAAATGTCTCCTTTTATTTGCCTTTAAGATAACTTATTTTTGTGACTTTGTGGTAATTTTTCTTTAATCGATAGTGCATTCAGGAATTAAATTTAGCTATCGTTCAAGTTCAGGACCCGGTCATGCGCGGCGTCGGCATGCGATATCGTCCACGCGTTCTGGCGTTCCGTGCGGACGATAAATATGGCATAGATGACTTCCCGTCACCCATTGCCTGATCATCCATCGTTTGCCAGCGGCGCCCGCATGCGGTCTAATCATGGTTTGTTCCTTCACGAGGTTGACATGCTGCCCACTTCCGCCATCGTCGCGCTGCGCGAAAAATTTCCCCTGATTACAGAACTGATGGCCTTGGAGCCCTTGAGCTGGTTCAACCCCGGCATTGCGCCGGCGGCCGAGGGTCTGAAAGACGTGGGCTTGACGGCGGATGACGTGGCGCAGGCCAGTGCGCGTCTGGCCCGTTTTGCGCCGTATCTGGCCAAGGCTTTCCCGGAAACGCAGGCCAGCGGCGGCGTCATCGAGTCGCCCGTCGTGCCGTTGCCAGCCATGCAGGCGGCACCAGGTTTGGCGTTAGACATGACAAGCGGTCAGCTGTGGCTCAAGCAGGATAGCCATTTGCCCATTTCCGGCTCGATCAAGGCGCGCGGCGGCATCTATGAAGTGCTGAAACATGCGGAAACGCTGGCGCTGGACGCAGGCTTGCTGAAAGACGGCGATGATTACAGCCTGCTGGCCAGCGACGCCGTACGGGCGTTTTTCGGCCAGTATGCGATCGCCGTCGGCTCGACGGGCAACCTGGGTTTGTCGATCGGCATCATGAGCGCGCGCCTGGGCTTTCGTGCCACCGTCCACATGTCGGCTGACGCGCGGCAATGGAAGAAGGACAAATTGCGCAGCCACGGCGTCACCGTCGTCGAGTACGCAACCGACTACAGCGTGGCCGTGGAAGCGGGGCGCAAACAGGCGGAGAACGATGCCACCTGCCACTTCGTCGACGATGAAAATTCGCACGATCTGTTTCTCGGCTACGCGGTGGCGGGCCAGCGCCTGAAAGCCCAGTTCGCCGCAAAGAACGTCACGGTCGATGCGCAGCATCCCTTGTTCGTGTATCTGCCGTGCGGCGTGGGCGGCGGCCCCGGCGGCGTGGCCTTCGGCTTGAAGCTGGCTTTTGGCGATCATGTTCACTGCATCTTCGTCGAGCCGACCCATTCACCGTGCATGCTGCTGGGCGTGTACACGGGCTTGCATGATGGCATCAGCGTGCAGGAAATCGGCATCGACAACCTGACGGCCGCCGATGGCCTGGCCGTGGGACGCCCGTCCGGCTTCGTCGGGCGCGCCATGCAGCGGCTGATTGACGGCTACGCCACGGTCACGGATGAAGAACTGTACCGCTTGCTTACGACGCTGGAACAAACGCAAGGTTTGCGCCTGGAACCGTCGGCCGTGGCCGGTTTCGCGGGCATTCCTGCCGTGCTGGCCGCGCCGCAATACCGGCAGCACCTGGAAGCGGCCACGCACCTGGTGTGGGGCACGGGCGGCAGCATGGTGCCGGAGCACGAAATGGCCGCTTACGTGGCGCGCGGCCACGCCTTGCTGGCGGCCGGCGCCGCTTGATGCCGGCCGGCGCACCGCGCATGGCGACGCTGACGGCCAGCCAGTTTGCCAACCTGCACACGTTTCTCGTGGCGGCGCGCCATGCCAGTTTTGCGCTGGCCGCGCAGGAACTGGCGCTCACGCCCAGCGCCGTCAGCCACCGCATCGCGCGGCTGGAAGCGGGCCTGGGTCTGCGCTTGTTCGAGCGCCTGACGCGGCAGGTAAAGCTGACGCAGGATGGCGAACGCATCTTCGCCGCGCTGCAAATTGGCTGGGATGGTTTGCATGCGGCGCTGGCCGGCGGCGATGCGCTCACGGGCAGCATCACCGTGCATGCGCGCCCCTCCATCGCCCAGTGCTGGCTCGTGCCGCGCCTGGCAGGTTTCACGGCGCAGTATCCGGACGTGTCGATCGATTTGCGCGTGGGAAATGATAGCGTGGACTTTCGCGCGGGCCAGGTCGACCTGGCCTTGCATTACGGCGACGGCAACTTTCCCGGCCTGGCATCGCGCAAGCTGATGGACGAATGGCTGGCGCCCGTGTGCAGCCCGGATTATGCACGCGAACACGGTTTGCTCGATGCGCCGCATCAGATTCAAGACGCGACGGTACTGCACGACACCCTGGCCTGGCCCGCCTGCGCGCCCGATGCCGAGTGGCGGCTGTGGCTGGACGGGCAGGCGCCCGGCGTAAACTTGCCCGCGCGCAGCCTGCGTTTCGACCGCGCCGACCTGTGCGCGCAGGCGGCCATCCACCACGCCGGCGTGGCCATGGGCCGGCGCCAGCTGGTGCAGCCGTGGTTAGATAGCGGCCAGCTGATCCTGCCGTTTGGCGATTTTTCCCTGGACAGCCCGCAGGCGTATTACCTCGTGCACAGCGGACGCGCCGCACTGCCGGCAAGAGTGCAAGCCTTGTTTGACTGGCTGCTGGGGCAGGTTTCAGTTAGTTGCTGAAACGCATTAAATGGTTTTCAACCTTTTACTAATACTCGTGAACTTAAGCTAGCCCCAGCACCCACTATTTTCTCAACTGATTGACTTGTGCCGATGTAAGGGGCATTGCCCTAAGATAATGGTATCATTTGAGCAATATAAACCATACAGAGTCAGCCCTAAATGATAGACTTCGTCGATCTGGAACGCCACTTCGCACCAATATACAAAGACAAGGATGCGGAACTTAACTGGAGTTTACATTTAGGACGAAAGTATGGAAATTGGCTTAATTGGGAAGAACTTCTCAAGCGTCGCCGTGTGGTCCTACTTGCGGAAGCGTTGTGCGGGAAAACCAAGGAACTTGAGCAAAGAGCCCTAATGCTAAGGGGGCAGGCGCACCCCGCGTTTTATGTTCGTATTGAGGATCTGATAGACCATGGCTTCATAGCCGCTCTGCGAAGGGAGGATGCTCAGTTGTTTGACGCATGGAAGCAGAGCGAGACGGGCGATGCCTGGTTTTTTCTTGATTCGGTTGATGAGGCCAGAATCAACAACAAGTCGTTTCCAAGTGCTCTCCGTACTCTCAGCAATGAACTGGGTAATGATAGCCTGAATCGAGCGTTTATTATTGTCAGTTGCCGAGTCAGTGACTGGAAAGGCAAGTCAGATCGCGAAGCAATTGAAACTGAATTACCTTTTGTTAATAATTTAGCCTGCCATGATCGTGACGAAATCTTATTAGGGCCTATTTTTGACAAGCATACAATAAAGACCCACACAACAATTTTGGATGAGGTGCCCAGGCCTAGTGATTTACTTGTTGTTCAGTTAGTTCCTTTGACCGACGACCAGAAGCTGAAAATGGCAGACGCTGCCAAAATTGACGGACGAGCGCTGCTTCGAGCTATTAATCAATCTGGTTTAGATGCGATGGCAGAGCGTCCTGGTGACTTTATAGACTTGATTGGTTATTGGGCTGAACATTCGCGCCTTGATTCGTTGATCGAAATGACGGCAGCAGGTGTACGTCGTAAGCTTCGCGAGGAGAACCAACACCGGGCCGGGTTGCTAAGTCCGGAGCGTGCAATGGATGGTGCGAGGCGACTGGCCGCTGCCTTAGTATTCGCCAAGACGTTTGCGCTGAAAGCGCCTGGGCAAGAGCCAGACCTGACCTTGTCGAAAGGTGCAATTAATCCTTCCGATATACTACATGACTGGCAACCCCATGAGGTCAACGCCTTATTACGTACCGGTGTATTTGCGCCAAGCACATACGGACGCATCAAGTTTCACCATCGGACTACACAGGAGTTCCTTGCTGCCTGTTGGTTGCGTACCTTGCTTGAGCATAATTGCCCCATATCTGAAATAAAAAGATTGCTCTTCGCGGATCCGTATGGCGCAAAGACTGCTGTTCCTTCATTACTTGCCGTAACCGCGTGGCTGTCCCAGTGGGTGCCTGAAGTCTGTCAGGAATTGATTGAGCGCGAACCTATTGCGCTAATTGTGCATGGTGATCCTAAATCTCTTTCCCTGCAGACTAGGGGGGCTTTGCTGAACTCCTACGCTCACCTAGATGCTGCCGGCAGGCTTGATTATGAATATATCGATAATCGAGCAGCATGGATGTTTTCGAATTCTGCGCTGGCAAAGGCAATCAATCTCGCTTGGCAAGCTAACTCCAAAGCGGGATTTAGACTGCATCTCTTACATTTCATCGAAGAAGGCCGGGTTGAAGCATGTGTGCACTTGGCGCGGCAGGCCGCTTGCGACGAATCTCAGGACGATATGCGTATAGCTGCTACCAGAGCCATGGTCGTATGCAACGATCATTCTGGGTTGAAAAAAATTGCAAGACAGTTGATTGCGGAACCGGAGCGATTGAATGCTCGTCTTGCACCCCGGTTGGCTGAGTTGCTTTACCCGAACTACCTGAATATCGCAGACCTTCTTATGCTGATCGAGCGCTCTGAGCAGGCAAGAAAATTCTCATCCGATGGCTTTGCTAGTTACCTTGCCACATTCCACAAGCAAACGCCATCTAGACTAGACAAGAAGAGATTGGTTGCTGGTATCGCGGATCTGGTTCTCGGTTCGGATCGTCTGAATGCCTCAAACGAAACTGCTACACGGTATACGGAACTTTGCAAGGGAATTGCAGATCTGGCGAATGCCGAATTTTCAGTATCCGGACGAGGTGAGATTGAGGATGGAATGTTGCACTTGTTGATGGCGGTCGAACGCGTCTTGGACTATTACCATGAGGACGCGGCTTTGCCTGCGCTTAAAGACAGGGTGCGTGCGGACAAACATTTGAATCGCCAACTGATGTGGGCCGATGCTGCTGCTTGGCGCAGTAGGCCAACAACGGATCATCCAATCGTCCATTTCTGTCAGATAGGCCCGTTCTATGGCCGTACTCTTTGGGGGACCGATGCAAGCGACCTAGACTGGCTTCTGAACGATGCACGGAGAATGTGTAGTGAAGATGATCGGCGTATTGCTTTCAGCGCGCTATGGCATGCGTTGAAAGATGATGAGGTATCGCCTTTACGTTTGCGTTTAGATCTATTGGCATTCGAAGATTTGGTATTGGGCAGGGATCTTGCTGAGTTCGTAAAACCAAGGGAACCAGATGCTTATGTACAGCAACAACTGGAGGCGAAGCTTGAGCATGAGAAAGAAGCTGCGAGAGCGAAACAATCCTGGCTTGATTTTCGTGAGGAGTTAAGCAAGAATCCGTCAATCCTCGACCATGCCGATACATTGATCTCTTGGCGAGGAGGCCAGCACAGGCTTTACACTTTGACGACATGGTTAAAAATGCGTGCCGCCAAAGACGGTAAGGACAATGTTATATCTTATTCACTTCTTAATGGCGTATTTAGCCATGAAGTTATCGAGCACTATGCTGCAGGTATGCGCCAAGTATGGCGACTGCGTAAACCCGTTCGGCCGAATGTTTCAGGCATTAACCGGACATTCACTCTCTTAAGCCGTCTGGCACTCGATGCATTGACTTTAGACAGCCAGAGCAGTGGTTGGGCCACGAATTTGAGTGAGATGGAAGTTAGGACTGCCATTCGTCACGCAACGATGGCAGGAACGATTAGATGTTCATGGGTTCATAAACTCGTCCTGGCTCGAACCGAGATAGCTTTACCGGAAATTGTTGCAGCATTGCAATATGAATTCGGCGCTAAGAACCAGTTCAACGATATCCTTTCAAATGCCGCCTATCATGACGTGCCGGGACAACAGATAGTTACCGAGAAAGTCTTTCTACATTTAAAGCGGAAGGAGCCGGCTGACAAGCAAACGTTGGATTACTGTAGTCGTATTGTCGCGCGTCACGTGGATTTCCTGACTAGAAAGGATGTGATTGCGCTGGCTCAAAAACGCTTACTTGTGCACATGGCTTCGTGGGACGATGAGCGGATTTCTGTTTATCTTCGGATTTTGGCATCAGTCGATGGCGATGGCTTAGCCAGACTCGTGTTCACGCAGCTCGTGCGCACATCAGCAGAGTCGGAGCCCGAGTTTGAATTAAGGGTACAACATTGGCTTGGTGCACTGTTTGACCGCCACACTAGCGATGGAGTCGCTTTGCCTGCGCTTCACAGTATGGGATTAGAGCTACTTGCCAAGTTTCTGAAATTGGCTTATCGCTATGTTCGCCCTCAGGACGATAGAACATCGGAAAGCGGCTCTACTGTTTCTCGAAGGGATCGCGCAGAGGGCGCGCGCAACTCTCTTCTGAATGAGGTGATGGTTAGACGCGAAACTGCTGCTTACGACGTATTGATGCAGATGGCAGGTAATCCGGAGTACGCACCCCATTCCATGCGGTTTTCGGAGTTGGCACATCGGAAGGCGCATGTGGATTCAGACATCGACGCTTGGACTGCTGCAGAGATTAATGACTTTGGCCATTTGCATGTCGCCCCTACAAAGAATGGAGGGCAACTGCTTCGACTTGTCATAGCGGTATTGTCCAACATAACCGATTCATTCCACAATGCCGATGCCTCCAGCCGTTCTCTTTTTGCCTTGGCTGATGATGAGGAAAAGGTACAGCAATGGTTGACCGAACGGTTGAATGATTTAAGCAAAGCGCGTTACCACGCTCATCGCGAACCGAAGGTCGCAGAGAGCAAGGAGCCAGATATCATAGTTTCATCAACATCTTGTTCAGCGCAGATCGCTATTGAAATCAAAAACGCGAACAAGAAGTGGACGGTCAAACAATACGAGACTGCTGTAAGGAAACAGCTGGCGAACTTCTATTTGCGCCCCCAAAATCGTCGTCATGGTCTGTTGGTTATTAGCTTGCATGCCCCCAGAAAGTGGCGTTTTGACGGAAAGAACATGAATTTCGATCAACTGATGTTGCATCTCATGCGCTATGCCGCACAAGTTACTGCAAATCAGATGGGGGCGATAGAAGTCCAGGTCATCGGCATAAACGCCTGCCGGCCGGCGAGGAGTGCAAATTGATCAGCATTGGGGAACGTCGACCCCTTCACCCTTTTGATGCTTTCCACTCATGACTAGACGAGAAATTGGAGTATGGGTAAGTTGCTTCTGATTTTGATACACTGCGGCCCTTCTTCAAGTGCGTACCAGAAAGCAGCTCCATGCCGATATTTCCATTGACCTCCACCATAGCCGCAATGCCGCAAGAATTGCGCACGACTGCGCTCGCCTGCCTGCTCGAACCGGACCCGGCAACGAAGGTGGCGATGGTGGCGGCCATGGCCGAAGCCCAGCTTTCTATCGATGCGCAAGCGCCTTTGGCGCCGACCGGCCCCGTGCCGGGCCGTCCCGAACGGCCGGAACTGGTGCCGCCGCGTCTGGTGGGGCGGCGGTCGATGATCACGCCGGAAGGGCGCGCCATGCTCGTGCATGCGCTCGCGCACATTGAGTTCAATGCCATGAATCTGGCGCTCGACGCGCTGTGGCGCTTCCCGGATTTGCCCTTTGACTACTACACGGACTGGCTGCGCGTGGCAAAGGAGGAAGCCACGCACTTTGCCATGCTGCAGGCGCACCTGCAGGTGCTGGGGCACACATATGGCGACTTCCCAGGCCACGACAGCCTGTGGGAAATGGTCGACAAGACGCGCGGCGACGTGCTGGCGCGCATGGCGCTCGTGCCGCGCACCCTGGAAGCGCGGGGGCTCGATGCGATTCCGCCGCTGCGCGCCAAGCTGGCGCAGGCGGGCGACATGGCCGCTGCCGCCATCCTCGACATCATCCTGCGCGATGAAGTGGGGCACGTGGAAATCGGCAACCGCTGGTATGGCTACCTGTGCGATCAAAGGGGCCTGGAATTGCGCGCCACCTATGCCGAGCTGGCGCTGCGCTACGAAGCGCCCACCCTGCGCGGTCCGTTCAACCTGGAAGCGCGGCGCCGTGCGGGGTTTTCGGAGCTGGAATTGTCCGATCTGCCCGCCTGACCATGCTTACGGATGGGCCGTGATGCTGATGTGCCAGTGGCTCAGGTGTCCCGTCTCGATGTGCACTTTTGCCGGCTTGGTCCAGGCGCCAGCGCCGGGGATATGGTCGGTAGTGGCGGCGGAAAAACGCCCGTCGACGAGGGCCAGCTTGATGAAGCGGGGGCCGATGTAGATCACGCGCGTGCTGGCCTGCGCCGCTTCCAGGGCCAGCATGGCGCGGTTCGCCGCAATCCACGCCACCAGGGCTGCCAGTTTCGGCTTTTGCGCGAGGTTGGCCACCACTTCCGCTTTGGCGGCATTGATCAGATTTTGAATGGCGGCGCCATCGTTCTGGCCGCCCAGCGCGTCCGTGTAGCCGCCCGCGCCGTCCGCGTAGCGCAAGTCGATCTGCTGGCCGTCGCTGTGGCCGCTGTGGCCGAGGATGGAGCGGCCCGTCGCCGTCTGCGTCACGTGCTGGCCGCTGATGTCGTCGAAACGGTAAGCCTTGCCTGCCAGCCAGGCGATGGCCAGGCGCGTGGCCCACGAATCGCCGCCAGGGTCGCGCGTGCCATAGCGCCGCGCCGCCAGCGCCGCCTCGTTGTCGGCCAGGTACAGGGGGATGTAGGCCGTGTCGCCCTTGAACTCCACTTGGCCCCCTTCGGCGGGGTCCGAGCTGGCATCGACATTATCGATGCGGCCCTTCAGACGCACCGTGACGACGGCCTTCTTGTCGAGCTTGGCGCCGGCAAAGGCGGGCAGCACCAGGCTGGGAAATTTTACGGTGCCGGCGGTCTTGGTATTGGTCTGGGACAATAGATTCTCCGCGCTGAAGGCGGGATTGCCCCCGCCCGACGAAATGCCGATGTTGACTTCCGTAATCGTCGCCGCCGCCGGCGTGTAGTGCAATTCCAGCGGCAAGGTGTGCGTGGCCGTGGCCGTTCCTTGCGAGACGGAAACATACGGCCCCGCCAGATTACCCGTCAGTTTGATCGGCTGCAGCACGGGGTGGGCGGCCTGGTTCGGCGAGCTGAACTTCGCCAGCGTCACCTTTAAACCCTTGCACGCGAGGCTCAGTTCCACCGTCGTCACGGTGGCCAGGGCGCTGTCGCCGATATTTGTGGCGCTGACGTTGCCGCCCAGGTTCAGCGCGCCATTGCTGGTTTGCTTGCTGACGTCGACGCACTCCGTCCTGACGATGGTGCCTTGCGTGAAGTGCGACTGGTTGACTGCGCCCGTGGCGGCCAGGTTGACGCCGGGCAGCCCTGTCACGGCGTATGACCAGGTATCGTTGTACTGGCTTTGCGCCGTCGTGTAGGTGGGATACTCGGCCGTGCTGACGGTGATTTTCACGCCCACGTTTTTCGTGCCCTGGGGCACAGTGAAGGCGATGGGCGAGGTGATGGTCTGGTTTTGTGCGGCTGCAATGGCCGTGAAGGTCTTGCTGCCCTCGTCAGCCTGCGGCGTGGCGTCGCCCGCGGCGCGGGGGCTGGCGGGCAGGTCGCGCGCGGGCGGTCCGGCGCCATCCTGCGTGACGCGGCCGGCCGCATAGGTCTGCACCCCGCCGCGCAAGGCCAGGCTCGCCGCATACGGATAGACGATGTCGACATTGACGTTGCTGCTGTTCTCAAAAACGACGGCGCTGACGCTGACCACGTTCGGGTGGACGAGATCGTTCAAGGTCAGCTGGTAGGTATCGGGCAGCACGCCATCGAAATGGAAGGCGCCCGTGGCGTCGACCACGGCCACCTGGCGCTGGTGGTTGTTGTAGCCGGCCAATAGCATCTTCTTGCCGGCCAGTCCCGTGGCATTGCCGCCCGCCGGGGTGCGCAGCTGTCCTTGCAGCACGATGCCGGATTTGATGACGATCAAGGCATAGCTGGCCGTGAACTCGCCATCCTGCGAGACGAAATTGAGGTTCAGGTCGTAGCTGCCGTTGGGCAAGGATGCTAGCAGTTGTTGCATGGCCGTGGCGCCGATGCTGAAGGTGCCGCTGGCCGCATCGAACGTCCAGTAGGTCTTGAGGCTGATGGCCACGTCATTCGGGCCGGACAGCAGGCCGTCGCTGTCATCCTGCAGGGCCATGGGGGCCGCATCCACGAGGCGGAACGCGAGGCCGCCCGGCTGCAGGCGGTTGTTCGGCCCCAGTCCCGTGATGGCCAGCACGGGCGCCGTGGTCGGCACGCTGCCGTCATCGTTCGGCTCCACATAGGTTTCCACAGCCGTGGGCAGTTGCGTCTGGATCAGCAGGTCCAGGGTCGTGACCTTGCCGCCCTTGCTGAGGGAAAATTGCGCGTGCTGGTCCACGCCCGTGTCGCCGGGCGTGGAAAAGCGCAGGCTGCCGTCCTGCAGCAGCACGTCCGTCACGGCCCCGCTGGCCTTGACGCTGTCGGCGCCATCGGGAAAGCCCAGCTCGGCCAGCGGCAGCACGATCACTTGCGCGGGCCGTACGGGGTCGAGGACGATGCCGTCGCCGGTACTGAAGGTCCATGTCAGGCCGGAGCTCTGGAAGGCGATGCTGCGCTCGATGCGCACGGTGATGGTGTCGGCGGGCGTGACGGTGGCGCCCGCGCCGATGCTGCCGGCCAGCACGTTGCCATCGATGATGGTGCTGCCTGCGGGCGCGCTGGCCAGCACGGCTTGCACGTTGACGGCCGCTTCGCTGCCATTGTTGCGGATGTGTACGCGGTAGGTGTAGTCCCAGGCCGTGCGGTTGACGCGCTGCTCGGCCACTTTTTCCAGCAAGGTGACTTCCAGGTCCCCGGCGGCCTGGGCGGTGGTCGCACCGGCCAGCATGACCTTCGGCGCGGGCGCCTGCGTGGGATCGTTCGGGCCGCCGCAGGCACACAGGCTCAGTGCCAGCCCCGTGGCCAGCGCGGCGCCCGCCAGCTGCCGGCGCCGCAGGCAGGCCATGGCCAGTACGCCCGCCAGCAGCAGCCATGGCGTGGAGGGCAGGGCGACGGCGGCAGGCAGCGTGATGCCCGCCTCGAGCTCGATGAAGGAGACGGGGTCGAGGATGGAAAACGGCTGGGCGCCGGGGCTGCCCGCGCCCAGATAATCGAAGGTGACGGAAAAGCCCGTGGCCGTGGCGCCGGGCGCGATGCCGCCGGCCAGCGCCAGCGCGTCGAGGTAGCCGCTGGCGGGAATGGCGGGATCGGGCTGCACTACCAGCACGTCCCAGCCTGGTAGCGTGGAGGCGCTGTGCAGGTTGGCGTACTGGCCCACGCTGAAGAACAAGGTGAATTCCTCGATGGGCACGGCCAGGGTGGTATTGCTGACCGTATAGTCGTAGCGCCACTGCGTGCCGCCCAGCGATGTTGCCGTGTAGCCGATGCTGGCGGCGTGCGCGGCGGACATTGCGCATAACAGCAGCGCCAGCAGCGCCTGTTTGATAAAGCTCATGATCGTTCCCCCCGTAGACTGGCGCCAAGCGTGCCCAGGCAGGAGGTCAAGCAGGAAGCGTTCCTGCATCGATTGTGCTTTAAAAACAAGGGCTTGGCGGCAATGGGACGGAGCAGGTGTCAAATTTTCCGACACGGGACGTCATGGCTGAGCCTGTCAGCGCTGTCCTACCCGTCTTGTCGAAACTGTCTGATTGTATGCCTTGCGGAAACACGCGATGATCGTGTCCATGCTGCAACAGCCAACCAGTCCGACGGAGTACGCGATGCAAAAGCCAGACCAGTCCATCCACGTGAACAAGCCCTTCCTGCTGATCTGCCTGTTTACGTTCTCGACCCTGGCGGCCACCTTGATGACTACGGGCGAGGCCCAGCCGGACGATGCCGCGCCGGCACCCGTGGCGCGCGATGCCGGTCACGGCGCCTTGCCGGTCTGCAGCAGCGATGCGCTCACGCTGTCGGCACA
Coding sequences within:
- the dsdC gene encoding DNA-binding transcriptional regulator DsdC — translated: MATLTASQFANLHTFLVAARHASFALAAQELALTPSAVSHRIARLEAGLGLRLFERLTRQVKLTQDGERIFAALQIGWDGLHAALAGGDALTGSITVHARPSIAQCWLVPRLAGFTAQYPDVSIDLRVGNDSVDFRAGQVDLALHYGDGNFPGLASRKLMDEWLAPVCSPDYAREHGLLDAPHQIQDATVLHDTLAWPACAPDAEWRLWLDGQAPGVNLPARSLRFDRADLCAQAAIHHAGVAMGRRQLVQPWLDSGQLILPFGDFSLDSPQAYYLVHSGRAALPARVQALFDWLLGQVSVSC
- a CDS encoding D-serine ammonia-lyase, yielding MLPTSAIVALREKFPLITELMALEPLSWFNPGIAPAAEGLKDVGLTADDVAQASARLARFAPYLAKAFPETQASGGVIESPVVPLPAMQAAPGLALDMTSGQLWLKQDSHLPISGSIKARGGIYEVLKHAETLALDAGLLKDGDDYSLLASDAVRAFFGQYAIAVGSTGNLGLSIGIMSARLGFRATVHMSADARQWKKDKLRSHGVTVVEYATDYSVAVEAGRKQAENDATCHFVDDENSHDLFLGYAVAGQRLKAQFAAKNVTVDAQHPLFVYLPCGVGGGPGGVAFGLKLAFGDHVHCIFVEPTHSPCMLLGVYTGLHDGISVQEIGIDNLTAADGLAVGRPSGFVGRAMQRLIDGYATVTDEELYRLLTTLEQTQGLRLEPSAVAGFAGIPAVLAAPQYRQHLEAATHLVWGTGGSMVPEHEMAAYVARGHALLAAGAA
- a CDS encoding ferritin-like domain-containing protein → MPIFPLTSTIAAMPQELRTTALACLLEPDPATKVAMVAAMAEAQLSIDAQAPLAPTGPVPGRPERPELVPPRLVGRRSMITPEGRAMLVHALAHIEFNAMNLALDALWRFPDLPFDYYTDWLRVAKEEATHFAMLQAHLQVLGHTYGDFPGHDSLWEMVDKTRGDVLARMALVPRTLEARGLDAIPPLRAKLAQAGDMAAAAILDIILRDEVGHVEIGNRWYGYLCDQRGLELRATYAELALRYEAPTLRGPFNLEARRRAGFSELELSDLPA